A DNA window from Centroberyx gerrardi isolate f3 chromosome 5, fCenGer3.hap1.cur.20231027, whole genome shotgun sequence contains the following coding sequences:
- the LOC139932195 gene encoding cytokine-inducible SH2-containing protein-like: protein MVARVMTMSHHKERRGSCCSHPSSPPWDPTEDLCCITTTFQYLQASGWYWGPISASKARDALLKKSEGTFLVRDSSHPQYMLTLSVKTRCGPTNVRIEYSRGCFWLDSSSPGLPHLQSFPDVLSLIQHYTGSGHTPQGQAADEDNVHPKAKSDPAQPAAKDSGVLLKLMQPLHRPQAFPSLQHLTRLTINTHTNCPDQLPLPRPLLRYLQDYPFQI from the exons ATGGTTGCCCGGGTGATGACCATGTCTCATCACAAGGAGAGAAGGGGCTCATGCTGCTCACACCCTTCCTCTCCACCCTGGGACCCTACAGAGGACCTCTGCTGCATCACCACTACCTTCCAGTATCTACAGGCCTCAG GCTGGTACTGGGGGCCCATCTCAGCCAGCAAAGCTCGGGATGCTCTCCTGAAAAAATCTGAAGGGACATTCCTGGTGCGCGACAGCAGCCACCCTCAGTACATGCTGACCCTGTCGGTGAAGACCCGCTGCGGTCCTACCAATGTCCGCATAGAGTACAGCAGGGGCTGCTTTTGGCTAGACTCCAGCTCCCCCGGCCTGCCTCATCTGCAGTCCTTCCCCGACGTCCTCAGCCTGATCCAGCACTACACCGGGTCAGGCCACACTCCGCAGGGCCAGGCGGCCGATGAGGACAACGTTCACCCCAAAGCGAAGTCTGACCCCGCCCAGCCCGCAGCCAAGGACAGTGGAGTGCTTCTAAAGCTGATGCAGCCTTTGCACAGACCACAGGCCTTCCCCTCTTTACAGCACCTCACGCGCCTcaccatcaacacacacactaactgccCGGACCAGCTGCCACTCCCGAGGCCTCTGCTGCGCTACCTGCAGGACTACCCTTTCCAGATATGA
- the LOC139932204 gene encoding transforming protein RhoA, whose translation MAAIRKKLVIVGDGACGKTCLLIVFSKDQFPEVYVPTVFENYVADIEVDSKQVELALWDTAGQEDYDRLRPLSYPDTDVILMCFSIDSPDSLENIPEKWTPEVKHFCPNVPIILVGNKKDLRNDEHTRRELAKMKQEPVKPEEGRDMANRISAFGYMECSAKTKDGVREVFEMATRAALQARRGKKSSKCLLL comes from the exons ATGGCAGCAATTAGAAAAAAGCTGGTCATAGTGGGAGATGGAGCCTGTGGGAAGACCTGCCTACTCATTGTGTTCAGTAAGGACCAGTTTCCAGAGGTCTACGTCCCCACGGTCTTTGAGAACTACGTTGCTGACATTGAGGTTGATAGCAAACAG GTTGAACTGGCTCTTTGGGATACAGCAGGTCAAGAGGACTATGACAGACTGCGTCCGCTCTCTTATCCAGATACTGATGTCATTCTCATGTGCTTCTCCATTGACAGCCCTGACAGTCTTG AGAACATCCCAGAGAAGTGGACTCCAGAGGTCAAACACTTCTGCCCTAACGTTCCCATTATTCtagtgggaaataaaaaggaCCTGCGCAACGACGAGCACACCCGCAGGGAGCTTGCCAAAATGAAGCAG GAACCTGTGAAACCAGAGGAGGGACGTGACATGGCAAACAGGATCAGTGCCTTTGGATACATGGAGTGCTCTGCAAAAACAAAGGATGGTGTGAGGGAAGTTTTTGAGATGGCTACCAGGGCCGCACTACAGGCCCGGCGGGGAAAGAAGAGCAGTAAATGTCTCCTACTGTAA
- the tmem43 gene encoding transmembrane protein 43, with the protein MSSQPFSETDHNQHKRVSSRSNPGFLERLSDTAGGTVVGVALFFLSFYVLFSNEGRALQTASSLDEGLSQVVSLVPSSGLDRQNDNHLVHLSARLRTSSPLHDPNYKVMVQAVKLKRQVEMYQWVEYRESKDYQEDGETKTETTYTYNTEWKSELINSRNFDKEIGHINPGAMAVESVTVVAPEVRVGPFLLSKGLVEQINDFQTLSLRGFPASDFDTFLTVDGDYFYHTPYPRRPEVGDVRVSFSFAGLSGEGSYPGPAETVSVVAMQRGENLMPFKTKSGDTLEILYLQELSAQEVFEKEHQYNTMKTWGLRAAGWALMFLGISLTIRIIHTLVDWVPILRELVSLGLKLFALCVSCSLSLLTIAVGWLFYRPLVAAALGVVALLPVLIARSRVPAKKHQ; encoded by the exons ATGTCTTCACAGCCG TTTTCAGAGACAGACCACAACCAGCACAAGCGTGTATCTAGCCGCTCCAATCCTGGATTCCTGGAGCGTTTAAGCGACACTGCTGGGGGAACCGTTGTTGGTGTCGCacttttcttcctctcatttTACGTTCTCTTCAGCAACGAG GGACGGGCGCTGCAGACAGCATCTTCCCTGGATGAAGGTCTTTCTCAGGTCGTGTCCTTGGTCCCTTCCTCCGGCCTCGACCGCCAGAACGACAACCACTTGGTCCACCTGTCCGCCCGGTTACGCACCTCATCG CCCCTGCATGACCCCAACTACAAAGTGATGGTGCAGGCAGTGAAGCTGAAGAGACAGGTGGAGATGTATCAGTGGGTGGAGTACCGGGAGAGCAA GGACTACCAAGAGGATGGGGAGACCAAAACTGAGACGACGTACACATACA aTACAGAATGGAAATCAGAGTTGATCAACAGTAGGAATTTTGATAAGGAAATTGGTCACATCAACCCAGG CGCCATGGCGGTTGAGAGTGTGACAGTCGTGGCTCCTGAAGTCCGAGTCGGGCCTTTCCTTCTGTCTAAAG GTCTGGTGGAGCAGATTAATGACTTCCAGACACTGAGCCTGAGAGGTTTCCCTGCCTCTGACTTCGACACTTTTCTCACCGTTGATGGCGACTATTTCTATCACACTCCGTACCCACGCAGACCAGAG GTGGGGGATGTGCGTGTGAGCTTCTCCTTCGCTGGACTCAGTGGGGAAGGCTCTTACCCCGGCCCGGCCGAAACG GTCAGTGTGGTGGCCATGCAGAGGGGTGAGAACCTGATGCCCTTTAAAACCAAGTCAGGAGACACTCTGGAGATCCTCTACCTGCAGGAACTCTCTGCACAG GAGGTTTTTGAGAAGGAGCACCAGTACAACACCATGAAGACGTGGGGACTTCGGGCAGCAGGCTGGGCGCTCATGTTCCTTGGCATAAGTTTGACCATACGCATTATCCACACACTGG TGGATTGGGTGCCGATTCTCAGAGAGCTTGTTTCCTTGGGGCTGAAACTCTTCGCCTTGtgtgtctcctgctctctctccctcctcaccattGCGGTGGGTTGGCTGTTCTACCGGCCCTTGGTGGCAGCGGCTCTGGGAGTAGTGGCTCTGCTCCCGGTGCTTATTGCCCGCTCACGTGTCCCGGCCAAGAAGCACCAGTGA